In a genomic window of Candidatus Binataceae bacterium:
- a CDS encoding sigma-70 family RNA polymerase sigma factor, whose amino-acid sequence MAGSALKRRGKDFAEVIPEDAAERGLVEAAQRDPRQFADIYERNFERVYAFILKRVGDRDAAQDLTADVFHSALENIGKFEWRGAPFAAWLLRIAANAIVDRGRRVVRFESAKLLGAFDDPPCEDDIAEADYRARLFKLVDELPADQCRVITMRFAQEKSIAEIAKKIGRSEGAVKQLQFRALQALRKMVAKR is encoded by the coding sequence ATGGCTGGGTCGGCATTGAAGCGCCGTGGCAAAGATTTCGCGGAGGTGATTCCCGAGGACGCGGCGGAGCGCGGTCTCGTCGAGGCTGCGCAACGCGATCCGCGCCAGTTCGCCGATATCTACGAGCGCAACTTCGAACGCGTTTACGCTTTCATCTTGAAGCGGGTTGGCGATCGCGATGCGGCGCAGGACCTGACGGCCGACGTTTTTCATTCCGCGCTCGAAAATATCGGCAAGTTCGAATGGCGCGGCGCGCCCTTCGCGGCGTGGCTGTTGCGTATCGCGGCCAACGCGATCGTCGATCGTGGGCGGCGCGTCGTAAGGTTCGAAAGCGCGAAGCTTCTGGGCGCGTTCGATGATCCGCCGTGCGAGGACGATATCGCTGAGGCCGACTACCGAGCCCGACTATTCAAGCTCGTCGATGAACTCCCCGCCGATCAGTGCCGGGTAATTACGATGCGCTTTGCGCAGGAGAAATCGATCGCGGAAATCGCAAAGAAGATTGGGCGCAGCGAGGGCGCCGTCAAACAGCTCCAGTTTCGCGCGCTGCAGGCGCTGCGCAAGATGGTCGCAAAACGATGA
- a CDS encoding VOC family protein, with amino-acid sequence MKRITRSKKPQLAPEQLENAVHTIMTDREAGLPRVGAQIAPILRLAADLRGLPDRDFKARLKRDLMRAARGRKSAAEPRRVSPVPEGYHSLTTCLVVRDGARAIDFYKRAFGATELMRHPDPAGHIVHAEIMIGDSRIAIADEDPTYNRSPQSLGGASSIVQLYVQDVDALAERAVAAGAKVVSPVKDWFYGDRAGRLQDPFGHLWNVCTRIENVSEAEMRRRMESMAPAPAPEPAAPCLAAMPEGFHSVTPYLQVNGADRLIEFLKRAFDGEEILRVPRDDGKITHAQVRVAGSMIELADASDKYPPNPTAIWLFVPDSDAAYRNALAAGATSLHPPIDQDYGVHEAAVRDPFGNNWYIAAPLPGADPWPPELRSITPYLHPKGTPKVIEFMKRAFGAEEIARHQDDEGTVHHAQIRIGDSIIAMGEAHGQYQPMSPALHLYLDDMDRAYEQALKAGATSISEPADLDYGDRGASVKDPFGHVWYIASHREAPSVEAYEPRYLQAGNIMPFMYNDDVQRAFDLYRDVFKATEVHRVEHRGRPSHVQIAIGKTNVMLRDAMTDDLAEYRARGIAATPRSLGGSPLHLYVYVEDADAAFKRAKDLGWETVDPMADKAWGDRCGGVQDPFGHVWYIATPIDRGTVH; translated from the coding sequence ATGAAACGGATCACGCGCAGCAAGAAGCCGCAGTTGGCGCCGGAGCAGCTTGAAAACGCCGTCCATACGATCATGACCGATCGTGAAGCGGGGCTGCCGCGCGTCGGCGCACAGATCGCGCCGATCCTGCGGCTAGCCGCCGACCTGCGCGGCCTGCCCGATCGTGATTTCAAGGCGCGCCTGAAGCGCGACCTGATGCGTGCGGCGCGCGGACGGAAATCCGCCGCGGAGCCGCGACGCGTGAGTCCGGTTCCCGAAGGATACCATTCGCTGACTACCTGTCTTGTCGTTCGCGACGGCGCGCGCGCGATAGATTTTTACAAACGCGCCTTTGGCGCGACCGAGCTGATGCGCCATCCGGACCCGGCGGGACATATCGTGCACGCCGAGATCATGATCGGCGACTCGCGTATCGCAATCGCCGACGAAGATCCGACTTACAACCGCAGCCCACAGTCGCTCGGCGGCGCCTCGTCGATCGTCCAGCTCTACGTCCAAGACGTCGACGCGCTCGCGGAGCGCGCCGTCGCGGCGGGCGCGAAAGTCGTGTCGCCAGTGAAGGATTGGTTCTATGGCGATCGAGCGGGGCGGCTCCAGGATCCGTTCGGGCATCTGTGGAACGTCTGCACTCGAATCGAGAATGTCTCGGAAGCTGAAATGCGGCGCCGCATGGAAAGCATGGCGCCCGCGCCGGCTCCGGAACCTGCTGCTCCCTGTTTGGCCGCCATGCCTGAAGGCTTTCACAGTGTCACGCCTTATCTGCAGGTGAACGGCGCCGACCGATTGATCGAGTTCTTGAAGCGCGCGTTCGATGGCGAGGAAATCCTTCGCGTGCCACGCGATGATGGCAAGATCACGCATGCGCAGGTTCGCGTCGCAGGCTCGATGATCGAGCTGGCCGATGCGAGCGATAAATATCCGCCGAATCCGACCGCCATCTGGCTCTTTGTTCCGGATTCCGATGCCGCATATCGAAATGCTCTCGCGGCAGGAGCGACTTCGCTACATCCTCCGATCGATCAGGACTATGGCGTCCACGAAGCGGCCGTCAGAGATCCATTTGGCAACAATTGGTATATCGCCGCTCCTCTTCCCGGCGCGGATCCGTGGCCTCCGGAATTGCGAAGCATCACGCCCTATCTGCATCCGAAAGGAACACCGAAGGTTATCGAGTTCATGAAGCGGGCTTTCGGGGCCGAGGAGATCGCGCGCCATCAAGACGACGAGGGGACTGTGCATCACGCGCAGATTCGGATCGGTGATTCGATAATCGCGATGGGCGAGGCGCACGGACAGTACCAGCCGATGTCGCCGGCGCTGCATCTTTATCTCGACGACATGGACCGCGCGTATGAGCAGGCGCTGAAAGCGGGTGCGACTTCGATCAGCGAACCGGCGGATTTGGACTACGGCGATCGCGGCGCGAGCGTGAAAGATCCGTTCGGCCACGTCTGGTACATCGCGTCGCATCGCGAAGCCCCCTCGGTCGAGGCGTATGAGCCACGCTATCTGCAGGCGGGCAACATCATGCCGTTCATGTACAACGATGACGTTCAGCGCGCGTTCGATCTTTATCGCGACGTGTTCAAGGCGACCGAAGTGCATCGCGTGGAGCATCGCGGCAGGCCAAGTCACGTGCAGATCGCGATCGGAAAAACCAACGTGATGCTGCGCGACGCGATGACCGACGACCTCGCCGAGTATCGCGCCAGGGGAATCGCCGCGACGCCGCGATCGCTCGGCGGCTCGCCGCTACATCTTTACGTGTATGTCGAAGATGCCGACGCGGCATTCAAGCGCGCGAAGGATCTGGGATGGGAGACCGTCGATCCAATGGCCGACAAAGCTTGGGGCGACCGCTGCGGTGGCGTCCAGGATCCGTTCGGCCACGTCTGGTACATCGCCACGCCAATCGACCGCGGCACCGTTCACTAG